In Tissierellales bacterium, the following are encoded in one genomic region:
- the ypeB gene encoding germination protein YpeB, translating into MKRREWIIPSILGLVLVISLVWGYNENVAKNEYRTSLTNHYQRLYFDTRKHVENVQVSLSKALLSQSREQNVLLLSQIMNEAYFAQDKLAQIPVSQSDISKTQKFLTQAADYSYSLIQSHLNGKDLTNKQRENLINLQKNSAAFNSEFAKLQDKIAENDFAGKRTSTRQQRKIDEANQKTFQTSIINLEKTMGKTPTLIYDGPFSEQVMNKKPKGLGDKKITSKQGEKTATKFLGYKKVSKIEPFEEGEDIDTTAKIPSYTYKITPENTTKDRASYIGVSKTGGKVVWMANARSVGKNKLNMEQGQDRALKFLEEKGYKNMEPNYSLRYDNIGIYNFAYKEDKVTIYPDLVKVKVALDNGEIVGFDAATYLVNHQDRTIPAKVKLTEDEARKKVKVDFDIDSIRLAMIPKGKGEVLCYEFKGKYKDSDFIVYINAENGNEEEILQIIKDENGVLTF; encoded by the coding sequence ATGAAGAGAAGAGAATGGATTATACCATCAATATTAGGTTTAGTTCTAGTAATATCCCTTGTGTGGGGCTATAATGAAAATGTAGCAAAAAATGAATATAGGACCTCCTTAACTAATCATTATCAAAGACTGTATTTTGATACTAGAAAACATGTGGAGAATGTTCAAGTGTCCCTATCTAAAGCATTATTATCTCAGTCAAGGGAACAAAATGTTTTATTACTATCTCAAATAATGAACGAGGCCTATTTTGCTCAGGATAAATTAGCTCAAATACCAGTATCACAGTCAGATATAAGTAAGACTCAAAAATTTTTAACTCAAGCGGCAGATTATAGTTATTCTCTTATACAAAGCCATTTAAATGGAAAAGATCTTACAAACAAACAAAGAGAAAATTTAATTAATTTACAGAAAAATTCTGCAGCTTTTAACTCTGAATTTGCAAAATTACAAGATAAAATTGCAGAAAATGATTTTGCAGGAAAAAGAACTAGTACTAGACAACAGAGAAAAATAGATGAAGCAAATCAAAAGACTTTTCAAACTAGTATTATAAACTTAGAAAAAACTATGGGTAAAACTCCTACATTAATATATGATGGGCCTTTTTCAGAACAGGTAATGAACAAAAAGCCTAAAGGATTGGGAGATAAAAAAATAACTTCTAAACAAGGAGAAAAAACAGCTACAAAGTTCTTAGGCTATAAAAAGGTTTCAAAAATAGAACCTTTTGAGGAAGGAGAAGATATAGATACTACAGCAAAAATCCCATCCTATACCTATAAGATTACTCCAGAAAATACTACAAAAGATAGAGCTTCTTATATAGGAGTCTCTAAAACTGGAGGAAAAGTAGTATGGATGGCAAATGCAAGGTCTGTAGGGAAAAATAAATTAAATATGGAACAAGGGCAAGATAGGGCTTTAAAATTTCTAGAAGAAAAAGGTTATAAAAATATGGAACCTAATTACTCTTTAAGATATGACAATATAGGTATTTATAACTTTGCTTACAAAGAAGATAAAGTTACTATCTACCCAGACCTTGTTAAGGTAAAGGTGGCTCTAGATAATGGTGAGATAGTAGGTTTTGATGCTGCTACCTATTTAGTTAACCATCAGGATAGGACTATACCTGCTAAAGTTAAGCTTACAGAAGATGAAGCTAGAAAAAAAGTAAAGGTAGACTTTGATATTGATTCCATTAGATTGGCTATGATACCGAAAGGCAAGGGAGAGGTTCTATGTTATGAGTTTAAAGGAAAATATAAAGACTCCGATTTTATAGTATATATAAATGCTGAAAATGGAAATGAAGAAGAAATACTTCAAATTATAAAAGATGAAAATGGAGTATTAACATTTTAA
- the sleB gene encoding spore cortex-lytic enzyme, producing the protein MKKTFLITSVFVLIFLSIFMFYEPKQFPIETISNYEMLLGPRALYWGSRGQDVKNVQWKLRNWKYYEGNVDGVYGARTYRAVIRFQKKNGLKVDGVVGPGTAAAMGLQLTSQAQGTSNSGINRSGDEWLMARCIHAEARGEPYIGQVAVGAVILNRVKSPSFPNTIAGVIYQPLAFTAVADGQMNLPPNKDSLKAARDALNGWDPTYGTLYYWNPATATSKWIWSRKVTLKIGKHWFGL; encoded by the coding sequence TTGAAAAAGACTTTTTTAATAACTAGTGTATTTGTGTTAATTTTTCTTTCGATATTTATGTTTTATGAACCTAAACAATTTCCGATAGAGACTATTTCAAATTATGAAATGCTTTTGGGACCTAGGGCATTGTACTGGGGTTCTAGAGGTCAAGATGTAAAAAATGTTCAGTGGAAACTACGAAACTGGAAGTATTATGAAGGAAATGTAGATGGAGTCTATGGAGCCAGAACTTATAGAGCAGTTATTAGATTCCAAAAGAAGAATGGATTAAAGGTAGATGGAGTAGTTGGACCTGGTACTGCTGCAGCTATGGGTTTACAACTAACTTCTCAAGCTCAAGGTACTTCTAATTCAGGTATAAATAGAAGTGGTGATGAATGGTTAATGGCAAGATGTATTCATGCAGAAGCTAGAGGAGAACCTTATATAGGTCAAGTAGCAGTAGGGGCTGTAATATTAAATAGGGTAAAGAGTCCTTCTTTTCCCAATACTATAGCAGGGGTAATTTACCAACCCTTAGCATTTACAGCTGTAGCTGATGGACAAATGAATCTACCTCCTAACAAAGACTCATTAAAAGCTGCTCGAGATGCCCTAAATGGATGGGATCCAACTTATGGAACTTTATATTATTGGAATCCAGCTACTGCTACTAGTAAATGGATTTGGTCTAGAAAAGTAACTTTGAAAATTGGTAAACATTGGTTTGGACTATAA
- the spoIIR gene encoding stage II sporulation protein R: protein MKHKKLILLLSAFIISIAFLIHPYVKEKKAHENTFKEQIIRFHIKANSDDEEDQALKLRIRDEILDQIGDKFETSHSIKESRKIILENLDNIKEIAEEEIKKEGKDYEVAVSLERDQFPTRSYGDMVFPSGDYEALKLTIGEGKGKNWWCVMFPPLCFIDITHGVPANIEEDTERIIHEEEFEEKSKIESEEKVEETEETDAIETIGVPEPVELKREEEENTIKLKSKVVEMFEKTKDHLVEMTVE, encoded by the coding sequence ATGAAACATAAAAAATTAATACTCTTATTGTCCGCATTTATAATAAGTATTGCATTTTTAATTCATCCTTATGTAAAAGAGAAAAAGGCCCACGAAAATACTTTTAAAGAACAGATTATTAGATTTCATATAAAGGCTAACAGCGATGATGAAGAAGATCAAGCCCTAAAATTACGAATTAGAGATGAAATACTAGATCAAATAGGGGACAAATTTGAGACTTCCCATTCCATTAAAGAATCTAGGAAAATTATTTTAGAAAACTTAGATAATATTAAAGAAATTGCAGAAGAAGAAATAAAAAAAGAAGGAAAAGACTATGAAGTAGCTGTTAGCTTAGAAAGGGATCAATTTCCAACAAGAAGTTATGGGGATATGGTATTTCCATCAGGTGACTATGAAGCTTTAAAACTAACTATAGGAGAAGGAAAAGGGAAAAATTGGTGGTGCGTTATGTTTCCACCTTTATGTTTCATAGATATTACTCACGGAGTACCAGCTAATATAGAGGAAGATACGGAAAGGATAATTCATGAAGAAGAATTTGAAGAAAAGTCTAAAATAGAATCGGAAGAAAAAGTGGAAGAGACAGAAGAGACGGATGCTATAGAAACCATAGGGGTTCCAGAGCCAGTAGAGTTAAAAAGGGAGGAAGAAGAAAATACTATAAAATTAAAATCTAAAGTAGTAGAAATGTTTGAAAAGACAAAGGATCATTTAGTGGAAATGACTGTTGAATAA
- a CDS encoding Ger(x)C family spore germination protein gives MSKKSLFILFLICLSIILVGCWDMEEINQRIFVSSIGIDFNEEGKEGEGNYIVTYVYPNIYALGKEPTQKEERFVVSTVSQTLFDSSRHLATRIDKPFYFKHLKVIVIGEEFLKHEDLVKQVLDGLNRDSRINRNVKIAVTDGTAKEILEIKPKQEPITGAYLNDVIENNSQSSRFTPQTLTRLTKEFDISDVTLAPKVKKVKDDLVISGAAILRDYKLIGWIGEEENRTLAMMKSKVKTELIDVSVEDFTVSYVITGVKAKNDVSLEDEKIKASFDIHTEGYIQQYTFEGGKNTFQDDFIEKVEREVEKKLKEEAEKLVHHMQTYHKADIFGIGEYLSKHHPKVWEDVGKDWDEIFVTVDFEINVTSKVRRTGVTK, from the coding sequence ATGAGCAAAAAATCACTTTTTATTTTGTTCTTGATTTGTTTAAGTATCATATTAGTAGGTTGTTGGGACATGGAAGAAATAAATCAAAGAATATTTGTAAGTAGTATAGGTATAGATTTTAATGAAGAAGGCAAAGAAGGAGAAGGGAATTATATAGTTACCTATGTTTATCCTAATATATATGCTTTGGGTAAGGAGCCGACTCAAAAAGAAGAACGTTTTGTAGTTTCTACAGTATCTCAAACTTTATTTGATTCTAGTAGACATTTGGCTACGAGGATAGATAAACCTTTCTATTTTAAGCATTTAAAAGTAATCGTTATAGGAGAGGAATTTTTAAAACATGAGGATTTAGTTAAGCAGGTTTTAGATGGGTTAAATAGAGATTCAAGAATTAATAGAAATGTAAAAATAGCAGTAACAGATGGTACTGCAAAAGAGATATTAGAAATAAAACCAAAACAGGAACCTATAACTGGAGCATATTTAAATGATGTTATTGAAAATAATTCCCAGTCCTCTAGGTTTACTCCCCAAACTTTAACTAGGCTAACGAAAGAGTTTGATATTAGTGATGTAACTTTAGCTCCAAAAGTAAAGAAAGTAAAAGATGACCTTGTAATTTCGGGAGCAGCAATACTGAGAGACTATAAACTAATAGGTTGGATTGGAGAAGAGGAAAATAGAACTTTAGCAATGATGAAGAGTAAAGTAAAAACTGAATTAATAGATGTTTCTGTAGAAGACTTTACGGTATCTTATGTTATTACGGGAGTAAAAGCTAAAAATGATGTTTCATTAGAGGATGAGAAAATAAAAGCGAGTTTTGATATACATACAGAAGGATATATTCAACAGTATACCTTTGAAGGAGGAAAAAACACTTTTCAGGATGATTTTATTGAAAAGGTAGAAAGGGAAGTAGAAAAAAAATTAAAAGAAGAAGCAGAAAAGCTAGTTCATCATATGCAAACTTATCATAAGGCAGATATTTTTGGTATAGGTGAATATTTAAGTAAGCATCATCCAAAGGTTTGGGAAGATGTGGGTAAAGACTGGGATGAAATTTTTGTTACTGTAGATTTTGAAATTAATGTTACATCAAAAGTAAGAAGGACAGGAGTTACTAAATAG